A window of Chitinophaga sp. MM2321 contains these coding sequences:
- a CDS encoding NAD(P)/FAD-dependent oxidoreductase — protein MKTEQVDVLVIGAGPAGTVAASIIHQAGYKVKIVEKMKFPRFVIGESLLPRSMEALEEAGFIDAIKAQGFQEKSGAKFVKGDALCDFTFEQQFTPGWTWTWQVTRADFDKALADTVESMGVPVSYETTVTGIRFDGSDSVTTIEDSNGNKSEIAARFIVDGSGYGRVIPRLFNLEGASNLQPRRALFAHTFDERRSMVTDQPNRITAVVHKPGVWIWIIPFATGVTSLGFVGEPEFFDQYPGTDEDKYRALLEAEPYTRERFRDVKLVFEPKTLQSWSATTSKFYGDGFVLTGNVTEFLDPIFSSGVTLACVSAQTAAKLVIKKLKGEAVDWEKEYMEPTMQGVNTFRSYVMAWYEGTLDTIFFKKDPDPLIKGQICSVLAGYVWDMSNPFVKNHDTALKRLARTIELTEKLKSSSEIE, from the coding sequence ATGAAAACTGAACAAGTAGATGTTTTAGTCATTGGTGCGGGGCCTGCCGGAACTGTTGCGGCGTCTATCATCCACCAGGCCGGGTATAAAGTGAAGATTGTAGAAAAGATGAAATTTCCCCGTTTTGTGATTGGTGAGAGCCTGTTGCCGAGGAGTATGGAGGCGTTGGAAGAAGCCGGGTTTATTGACGCTATCAAGGCGCAGGGTTTTCAGGAAAAATCCGGTGCCAAGTTTGTGAAGGGAGACGCGCTTTGCGATTTTACGTTTGAACAGCAATTCACCCCCGGCTGGACCTGGACCTGGCAGGTAACCCGGGCAGATTTTGATAAAGCACTGGCAGATACCGTAGAAAGTATGGGCGTACCGGTTTCCTATGAAACAACGGTAACGGGCATACGCTTCGACGGATCAGATTCTGTTACAACCATAGAAGATAGTAACGGCAACAAGTCGGAGATTGCTGCCCGCTTTATAGTAGATGGTAGCGGCTATGGCAGGGTTATTCCCCGTCTTTTCAACCTGGAGGGAGCTTCTAATCTGCAACCCCGGAGAGCATTATTTGCCCATACGTTCGATGAGCGCCGCTCTATGGTAACGGATCAGCCCAACCGCATTACCGCCGTTGTACATAAACCCGGTGTCTGGATCTGGATCATTCCTTTTGCCACCGGTGTTACCTCCCTGGGATTTGTGGGCGAACCCGAATTTTTTGATCAGTATCCCGGTACCGACGAAGATAAATACCGTGCCCTCCTGGAAGCGGAACCCTATACCAGGGAGCGTTTCCGCGATGTGAAGCTGGTTTTTGAACCCAAAACGCTGCAATCCTGGTCGGCCACTACTAGCAAGTTTTATGGCGATGGATTTGTGCTTACCGGCAACGTAACAGAATTTCTGGACCCGATTTTCTCATCTGGCGTAACTTTGGCCTGCGTGTCTGCACAAACAGCCGCGAAGCTGGTCATCAAAAAGCTGAAAGGAGAAGCGGTGGACTGGGAAAAAGAGTACATGGAGCCTACCATGCAAGGGGTAAATACTTTCCGCTCGTATGTAATGGCCTGGTATGAAGGCACGCTGGATACCATCTTCTTCAAAAAAGATCCGGATCCGCTGATCAAAGGGCAGATCTGTTCTGTGTTGGCCGGCTATGTGTGGGATATGAGCAATCCTTTTGTAAAGAATCACGATACCGCATTAAAACGGTTGGCAAGGACCATCGAATTAACAGAGAAATTAAAAAGCAGTTCAGAGATTGAATAG
- a CDS encoding class I SAM-dependent methyltransferase, which yields MFDKETKTALQAKEAALWLAFAPVAFQATRALRDMGILTAVSERGSAGITIEAVMEKTKMNRYAVRVLLEAGLGMDLVIVNDKKYTLTKTGYFILHDQLTRINMDFTQDICYKGMYHLQESLEQGKPVGLQELGPWDTIYPGLSLLPPAVGKSWFDFDHYYSDLATPGALDIVFENNPKRLLDIGGNTGKWALACTAKDPEVEVTIFDIPGQANIAQQKMMDAGVENRVHFHIANILHEEIPFPKGFDAIWMSQFLDCFSEAEIISILSRCREALNDGGTIYILEPFWNRQQFKSAAFCLQQTSLYFTAMANGNSQMYHTDDFFQCIENAGLEITEENNKMGLNYTLLKCKKKL from the coding sequence GTGTTTGATAAAGAAACAAAAACAGCATTACAGGCAAAGGAAGCAGCACTATGGCTGGCCTTTGCTCCCGTTGCCTTTCAGGCTACAAGAGCTTTGCGTGATATGGGTATCTTAACTGCCGTGAGCGAAAGAGGCTCCGCAGGAATAACCATTGAAGCGGTGATGGAGAAAACCAAGATGAATCGCTACGCAGTAAGAGTATTGCTGGAAGCCGGCTTAGGGATGGACCTCGTTATCGTAAATGATAAAAAATATACCCTTACCAAAACAGGCTATTTTATTTTACACGACCAGCTGACCCGCATCAACATGGACTTTACACAGGATATCTGTTATAAGGGCATGTACCATTTGCAGGAAAGCCTGGAGCAAGGTAAACCTGTGGGCTTGCAGGAGCTGGGCCCCTGGGATACTATTTACCCCGGATTATCGCTGCTGCCACCGGCGGTAGGCAAAAGCTGGTTCGATTTTGATCACTATTATTCCGATCTCGCCACACCAGGTGCACTGGATATTGTATTTGAAAACAATCCCAAACGCTTGCTCGACATCGGCGGAAACACCGGTAAATGGGCGCTGGCCTGTACGGCCAAAGATCCGGAAGTGGAAGTCACTATTTTTGATATCCCCGGACAGGCAAACATTGCACAACAAAAAATGATGGATGCCGGTGTGGAAAACCGCGTACACTTTCACATCGCTAACATTCTGCATGAAGAAATCCCTTTTCCAAAAGGCTTTGACGCAATCTGGATGAGCCAGTTCCTGGATTGTTTTTCAGAAGCTGAAATCATTTCCATCCTTTCCCGTTGCCGTGAAGCACTGAATGACGGAGGAACCATTTATATCCTGGAGCCATTCTGGAACCGCCAGCAGTTTAAGTCTGCGGCCTTCTGCCTCCAGCAGACCTCCCTCTATTTCACCGCCATGGCAAATGGTAACAGCCAGATGTATCATACAGACGACTTTTTCCAATGCATCGAAAACGCCGGACTGGAAATAACAGAAGAAAATAATAAAATGGGACTCAATTATACGTTGCTGAAGTGCAAAAAGAAATTATAA
- a CDS encoding beta-ketoacyl synthase N-terminal-like domain-containing protein — MIFVVTDNIVGPLGNTTRENFNQVLEGNSGISLQENTAYAAAPFYGAMMAPGQLEAYTGDLNVKGYTKFERLLVASINGALQQTAIRLSDPRTGLIISTTKGNIELLEQLPANTTPPLHDMQLATTAKKIAAHFHAVNPPVVVSSACISGLLAILTGQRFIASGKYDHVVVAGADVLTRFVLSGFQSFLAVSAAPCKPFDAGRTGVTLGEGAATVILSNNPAGASFVLGTGAVSNDANHISGPSRTGKELSAAMQQALTGSGLTPADIGFVSAHGTATLYNDEMEAKALHHAGLADVPVNSLKGYYGHTLGAAGIIEAIVSMQAMKAGVVLPTKGYETSGVSMPVNVSNTLLQKRSSHFLKTVSGFGGCNAAMVISSII, encoded by the coding sequence ATGATTTTTGTAGTAACAGATAATATTGTTGGGCCACTGGGTAACACTACCCGGGAGAACTTCAACCAGGTGCTGGAAGGCAATAGTGGTATAAGTTTACAGGAAAATACTGCCTATGCTGCTGCACCGTTTTATGGGGCTATGATGGCACCCGGACAACTGGAAGCATACACAGGGGATCTTAACGTAAAGGGATATACGAAATTTGAGCGTTTGCTGGTCGCCTCCATCAACGGAGCGTTACAGCAAACGGCTATCAGGTTATCCGATCCACGCACCGGCCTGATCATTTCCACTACAAAAGGAAATATTGAATTGCTGGAACAATTGCCGGCAAATACAACACCACCACTGCACGACATGCAACTGGCCACTACCGCAAAAAAAATCGCTGCACATTTTCACGCCGTGAACCCGCCCGTGGTGGTAAGCAGCGCCTGTATATCCGGTTTGCTGGCTATTTTAACCGGGCAACGCTTCATCGCTTCCGGCAAATATGACCATGTAGTAGTAGCCGGTGCAGATGTACTGACACGTTTTGTGTTATCTGGTTTCCAGTCGTTTCTAGCAGTGAGTGCAGCACCCTGCAAACCATTTGATGCCGGTCGCACCGGTGTTACACTGGGAGAAGGCGCTGCCACCGTGATCCTCAGCAACAACCCTGCCGGCGCCTCTTTTGTACTGGGTACAGGAGCGGTGAGTAATGATGCTAACCACATTTCAGGCCCGTCCCGCACCGGAAAAGAGCTGTCGGCTGCCATGCAGCAGGCTTTGACAGGAAGTGGACTAACGCCGGCGGATATAGGTTTTGTATCCGCCCATGGCACAGCCACCCTGTACAACGATGAAATGGAAGCGAAAGCCCTCCACCATGCTGGTCTGGCTGATGTACCGGTAAACAGTTTAAAAGGATATTACGGTCATACGCTCGGCGCCGCCGGCATCATTGAAGCCATTGTCAGCATGCAGGCCATGAAAGCAGGTGTGGTATTGCCGACAAAAGGATATGAAACATCCGGTGTTAGTATGCCCGTTAACGTTAGTAATACCCTGTTGCAGAAAAGATCATCTCATTTCCTGAAAACGGTTTCAGGATTTGGTGGTTGTAATGCAGCGATGGTTATTAGCAGCATCATATAA
- a CDS encoding acyl-CoA thioesterase, with translation MSLTAYTNILIRFNEADPLGIVWHGHYVRYFEDGREAFGEKYGLRYLDIFERGYTVPVVNIQCDYKRSLRYGDRVVVETRYVDNMAAKIQFEYLLTNPATGEVVAKGTSTQVFLDKETASLQLTIPAFFSEWKEKNL, from the coding sequence ATGTCGCTTACTGCATATACGAACATACTGATAAGATTTAATGAAGCAGATCCGTTGGGAATAGTATGGCACGGGCATTATGTGCGGTATTTTGAAGATGGGAGAGAGGCTTTCGGCGAAAAGTACGGGTTACGTTACCTGGATATTTTTGAACGGGGATATACCGTTCCTGTGGTAAATATACAATGTGATTACAAACGCTCTTTGCGCTATGGCGACAGGGTAGTGGTAGAAACAAGGTATGTGGATAACATGGCGGCGAAAATACAATTTGAATATTTATTAACGAATCCGGCCACAGGTGAAGTGGTAGCTAAAGGCACTTCCACACAGGTATTCCTGGATAAGGAAACAGCTAGTTTACAGCTCACCATACCGGCATTTTTTAGTGAATGGAAAGAAAAAAATCTTTAG
- a CDS encoding 3-hydroxyacyl-ACP dehydratase, which produces MFIHTDDITAYIPQRTPIVMISGILEVDGPKTRTGLNIALDNIFVENGVLTPPGLMENIAQTAAARIGYIAKQENTPVPLGFIGAVKDLEIFELPPAGQMIETTTEIGGEVFNATMVTGKVMWEGRVMAQCEMKIFINPQI; this is translated from the coding sequence ATGTTTATTCATACAGATGATATTACCGCATATATCCCCCAACGCACGCCTATCGTCATGATCAGCGGCATTCTGGAAGTAGATGGTCCCAAAACCCGTACAGGACTAAATATTGCACTGGATAACATCTTTGTAGAAAACGGTGTGCTCACCCCACCCGGCCTCATGGAAAATATTGCGCAAACCGCAGCTGCCCGCATCGGCTATATCGCCAAACAGGAAAATACGCCCGTACCCCTGGGATTTATCGGCGCTGTAAAAGACCTGGAGATCTTTGAACTGCCACCGGCGGGACAAATGATCGAAACCACCACAGAAATCGGTGGCGAAGTATTCAATGCCACCATGGTAACCGGAAAAGTAATGTGGGAAGGCAGAGTAATGGCCCAATGCGAAATGAAAATTTTCATCAACCCACAAATATAG
- a CDS encoding lipid A biosynthesis acyltransferase, which translates to MPSWQGKSKGSKFGYSIFVFLLKYGGIHPAYLLLRFVAFYFFLFSRSSSKPMYRYFRTKIGYGRWRSLCSIYRSYHVFGQTLIDKVVVMADMANKFTFNFDGEHNLREIVSGGRGGILLSAHLGNWEVAGHLFKRLQTPINIVMFDGEHQQIKDYLSSVTGDRNVNIIVIKDDLSHIYAINEALNNKELVCMHADRFLPGNKTVAAPLLGHDARFPMGPFLLAATFRVPVCVVFACKESSTHYHFYATPPRQYHGRRNQGVETALNDFVQLLEEKIRLYPTQWFNFYDFWE; encoded by the coding sequence ATGCCTTCCTGGCAAGGAAAGTCAAAGGGAAGTAAGTTTGGATATAGTATTTTCGTATTCCTGCTGAAATATGGAGGTATTCATCCGGCCTATTTACTATTGCGATTTGTAGCATTTTATTTTTTTCTGTTTTCCCGGAGTTCTTCCAAACCCATGTACCGGTATTTTCGCACAAAAATTGGCTACGGCAGGTGGCGTTCCTTGTGTAGTATATACCGTAGCTACCATGTTTTCGGCCAGACACTGATAGATAAAGTAGTGGTGATGGCGGATATGGCAAACAAATTCACCTTCAACTTCGATGGCGAACATAACCTGCGGGAAATCGTTTCCGGCGGACGTGGAGGGATTTTGCTCAGTGCCCATCTCGGCAACTGGGAAGTGGCCGGCCACCTGTTCAAACGTCTCCAGACCCCGATTAATATTGTGATGTTTGATGGAGAACACCAACAGATCAAGGATTACCTGTCATCTGTTACCGGCGACAGGAATGTGAATATTATTGTTATTAAAGATGACCTGTCGCATATCTACGCCATCAATGAGGCGCTGAACAACAAGGAGCTGGTATGCATGCATGCGGACCGCTTTTTACCCGGCAATAAAACAGTGGCGGCCCCCCTGTTGGGCCATGATGCGCGTTTTCCCATGGGCCCCTTTTTGCTGGCCGCTACTTTTCGGGTACCGGTATGCGTGGTATTTGCCTGTAAGGAATCATCTACCCATTACCATTTTTACGCTACCCCTCCCCGCCAGTACCATGGGCGCCGCAACCAGGGCGTGGAAACTGCCCTGAACGATTTTGTACAATTATTGGAAGAAAAGATCCGCCTTTACCCCACCCAATGGTTCAATTTTTACGATTTTTGGGAATAA
- a CDS encoding acyl carrier protein has product MEIKEIIAVTNKFLVEEFEANPGDITPEANLKSTLDLDSLDYIDMVVVIEDNFGFKVKPEDFQAIISFQDFYDYVTARVQQKELV; this is encoded by the coding sequence ATGGAGATTAAAGAAATTATAGCTGTCACAAATAAGTTTCTGGTAGAGGAGTTTGAAGCAAACCCCGGAGATATTACGCCTGAAGCAAACCTCAAATCCACACTGGATCTTGATAGTCTGGACTATATTGATATGGTCGTAGTTATTGAAGATAACTTCGGGTTTAAAGTTAAACCGGAAGACTTTCAGGCTATTATCAGCTTCCAGGACTTCTATGATTATGTAACTGCTCGTGTACAACAAAAAGAACTGGTATAA
- a CDS encoding beta-ketoacyl-[acyl-carrier-protein] synthase family protein, which produces MNRVVITGMGIYSCIGKDMQEVRDSLYQGKSGIVLDPERKAFGYRSGLTGYIERPALKGLLDRRARLMMPEQAEFAFMATREALAQAGIDQDYIDKTPIGLLYGNDSSAKPVVEANDIMREKKDTMLVGSGSVFQTMNSTVNMNLATIFKLRGVNFSVSAACASGSHAIGLGYMFIRNGMQDAVICGGAQEVNVYAMGNFDAIAAFSVRESDPTRASRPFDRDRDGLVPSGGAATVILESLESAQRRGATILGEVLGYGFSSNGGHISNPTVDGPVRSLQIALQDAGLQAADIAYINAHATSTQAGDASEARAINEVFGASRPYVSSTKSMTGHECWMAGASEIVYSMLMMQNGFIAPNINLENPDEDAAKLNIVTNTINKKFNIFLSNSFGFGGTNSSLIVKEWRNI; this is translated from the coding sequence ATGAACCGAGTAGTGATTACTGGAATGGGAATCTACTCCTGCATTGGTAAGGATATGCAGGAGGTGAGGGATTCATTATATCAAGGTAAATCAGGTATTGTACTGGACCCGGAAAGAAAAGCCTTCGGCTATCGTTCCGGCTTAACCGGTTATATAGAAAGACCTGCGCTCAAAGGTTTGCTGGACCGCAGGGCCAGGCTCATGATGCCTGAGCAGGCCGAATTTGCTTTTATGGCCACCCGCGAAGCATTAGCGCAGGCAGGCATTGACCAGGATTATATCGACAAAACGCCGATCGGCCTTTTGTACGGCAACGACAGTTCTGCCAAACCCGTGGTGGAAGCTAACGATATCATGCGCGAAAAAAAGGATACCATGCTGGTAGGCTCCGGGTCTGTGTTTCAGACCATGAACTCTACGGTGAATATGAACCTGGCCACCATTTTCAAGCTTCGTGGGGTAAATTTCTCCGTAAGCGCGGCTTGTGCCAGCGGTTCCCATGCTATCGGTCTTGGCTATATGTTTATCAGGAACGGTATGCAGGATGCGGTGATCTGCGGCGGTGCACAGGAAGTGAATGTGTATGCCATGGGCAACTTCGATGCGATTGCCGCTTTTTCTGTAAGGGAAAGTGATCCCACACGTGCTTCCAGGCCGTTTGACCGCGACCGCGACGGCCTCGTACCCAGCGGGGGCGCGGCTACTGTGATCCTGGAAAGCCTGGAATCGGCACAGCGCAGAGGCGCTACCATCCTGGGAGAAGTACTGGGTTATGGCTTCTCTTCCAATGGCGGCCATATTTCCAACCCTACCGTAGACGGCCCTGTACGCTCCCTGCAAATAGCCCTTCAGGACGCCGGTTTACAGGCAGCAGATATAGCCTATATCAACGCCCACGCTACTTCTACACAGGCCGGCGATGCCAGCGAAGCCCGCGCTATCAACGAAGTATTCGGTGCTTCCAGGCCCTACGTCAGCTCCACCAAGTCCATGACCGGCCACGAATGCTGGATGGCAGGCGCCAGCGAAATCGTGTATTCCATGCTCATGATGCAAAACGGATTCATCGCTCCCAACATCAACCTGGAAAATCCGGACGAAGATGCCGCGAAACTGAATATCGTTACCAATACAATTAATAAAAAATTTAATATATTTTTGTCCAATTCTTTTGGCTTTGGTGGAACCAATTCCTCCCTTATTGTAAAAGAATGGCGTAACATTTAG
- the fabG gene encoding 3-oxoacyl-ACP reductase FabG, translating into MKCALITGGSRGIGRAVCIKMAELGYHVLINYKGNEAAAQETLEAVKAKGSTGELLPFNVGDAAEVQQVLGGWIENNKEHQVEVLVNNAGIREDSLLFWMTADQWNNVLNISLNGFYNVTKQVLNNMLLKRHGRIINMVSLSGIKGLPGQTNYSAAKAGLIGATKALAQEVAKRGVTVNAVAPGFIRTDMTAELNEKELAAQVPMNRFGTPEEVAEAVAFLASGAAGYITGEVLNINGGLYT; encoded by the coding sequence ATGAAATGTGCCTTAATAACAGGCGGTTCCCGCGGCATAGGAAGAGCAGTGTGCATAAAAATGGCTGAACTGGGATATCATGTCCTGATCAATTATAAAGGCAATGAAGCTGCTGCGCAGGAAACCCTGGAGGCGGTGAAGGCCAAAGGAAGTACCGGGGAACTACTGCCATTCAATGTAGGTGATGCCGCTGAAGTGCAGCAGGTATTGGGTGGATGGATAGAAAATAACAAAGAACACCAGGTAGAAGTACTCGTGAATAATGCCGGTATCCGGGAAGATTCCCTGTTATTCTGGATGACAGCTGATCAATGGAATAATGTACTGAACATCAGTTTGAACGGATTTTATAATGTTACCAAACAGGTACTGAATAATATGTTGCTGAAACGTCACGGACGGATCATCAACATGGTATCTTTGTCTGGTATCAAAGGGTTACCGGGCCAAACCAATTACTCTGCGGCAAAAGCGGGTTTAATTGGCGCTACCAAAGCACTGGCACAGGAAGTAGCCAAAAGAGGCGTTACCGTAAATGCCGTTGCACCCGGCTTTATCAGAACAGATATGACGGCCGAACTAAATGAAAAAGAACTGGCGGCGCAGGTACCCATGAATCGTTTCGGCACACCGGAAGAGGTAGCAGAAGCGGTTGCATTCCTTGCATCCGGCGCAGCAGGATATATAACAGGCGAAGTACTGAATATCAATGGAGGCCTCTATACATAA
- a CDS encoding aromatic amino acid ammonia-lyase: protein MVELGSKSLTLDEVYRILFGGEELVLETAALQQVEASFLFLKKFSAKKLIYGINTGFGPMAQYRISDSDTLQLQYNLIRSHSSGAGKCLSPVLTKSLMIARLSSFMQAHSGIHPEVVHLLKDLINKNVYPCVFEHGGVGASGDLVQLAHLALVLIGEGEVWYEDKIQPAAEVFARLGLKPINIHVREGLAIINGTSAMTGVGLVNLIEAKKLLGWSVTLSAMINEIVEAFDDHLSAELNAVKMHEGQNAVAAKMRGILQGSKMVRHRPEHLYKELEEEIFKDKVQEYYSLRCVPQILGPVYDTLVQAEKLVVQELNSVSDNPVVDHHLENVFHGGNFHGDYVSLEMDKLKIAITKVSMLSERQLNYLLNDKLNHKFPPFMNLGKLGFNFGMQGVQFTATSTVAENQTLSFPMYVHSIPNNNDNQDIVSMGCNAALMTNKVIENTFEVLAIQMMTVLQAVDYLHCQDRLAAFSHKIYGEVRAIFPKFIEDSPMYKDLRKIKEYLLNNEPVKMY from the coding sequence ATGGTCGAATTAGGAAGTAAGTCGCTGACGCTGGACGAAGTGTACAGGATTCTCTTCGGCGGAGAAGAGCTGGTATTGGAAACAGCGGCTTTACAACAAGTGGAAGCTAGCTTTCTATTTCTTAAAAAGTTTTCGGCGAAAAAGCTGATCTACGGTATCAATACGGGTTTTGGGCCGATGGCACAATACCGGATCAGCGATAGTGACACCTTACAGCTACAGTACAACCTGATCCGCAGCCACAGCTCCGGTGCGGGGAAGTGTCTGTCGCCGGTACTCACCAAGAGCCTTATGATAGCGCGTTTGAGCAGCTTTATGCAGGCGCATTCCGGTATTCATCCGGAAGTGGTACACCTCCTGAAAGACCTGATCAATAAAAACGTATATCCATGCGTGTTTGAACATGGTGGCGTTGGCGCCAGCGGCGACCTGGTACAACTGGCTCACCTGGCACTGGTACTGATCGGCGAAGGAGAGGTGTGGTATGAAGATAAAATACAGCCTGCGGCAGAAGTATTTGCCCGCCTGGGACTTAAGCCCATCAACATTCATGTGCGGGAAGGACTGGCCATCATTAACGGTACATCCGCCATGACCGGCGTAGGGTTGGTAAACCTCATAGAAGCCAAAAAGCTCCTGGGATGGTCTGTGACCCTCTCCGCCATGATCAATGAAATAGTGGAAGCATTTGACGACCACCTGTCTGCTGAACTCAATGCAGTGAAAATGCATGAAGGACAGAACGCAGTAGCCGCCAAAATGCGTGGCATATTGCAGGGTAGCAAAATGGTCCGCCACCGCCCCGAGCACCTTTATAAAGAACTGGAAGAAGAAATATTTAAAGATAAAGTACAGGAATATTACTCCCTGCGCTGTGTACCGCAGATCCTCGGCCCCGTATACGATACGCTTGTACAGGCAGAGAAGCTGGTAGTACAGGAACTGAATTCTGTGAGCGATAACCCCGTAGTAGATCACCACCTGGAAAATGTATTCCATGGCGGTAACTTCCACGGCGACTACGTTTCACTGGAAATGGACAAACTGAAGATTGCCATCACCAAAGTATCCATGCTCTCCGAACGGCAGCTGAATTACCTGCTGAACGATAAGCTCAATCATAAATTCCCGCCGTTCATGAACCTGGGCAAACTGGGCTTCAACTTCGGTATGCAGGGCGTGCAGTTCACCGCTACTTCTACAGTGGCGGAAAACCAGACACTGTCGTTCCCGATGTATGTACACAGCATTCCCAACAACAATGATAACCAGGATATTGTGAGCATGGGTTGCAACGCAGCACTGATGACCAACAAAGTGATCGAAAACACTTTTGAAGTACTGGCCATTCAGATGATGACCGTATTACAGGCAGTGGATTACCTCCATTGCCAGGACAGGCTGGCTGCTTTTTCCCATAAGATATACGGGGAAGTAAGAGCAATTTTTCCTAAATTTATTGAGGACAGTCCCATGTATAAGGATCTCCGGAAGATTAAGGAGTACCTGTTGAATAATGAACCGGTGAAGATGTATTGA
- a CDS encoding hemolysin family protein produces the protein MEVVIILILILLNGIFSMSEIAMVSARKSRLEYLANKGDEKAKAALKLANNPDTFLSTVQIGITLIGILTGIYSGENIKTDVLAWVNTFPVLQPYGSAVATTIIVVVITYFSMVLGELVPKRIGLAKPETIAKAMSKPMQALSWLTFPFIWLLTASSNVLIKLFNLQPKDTQVTEEEIKAIISEGTSSGAIEETEQEIIERVFHLGDRNITSLMTYRNDITWLDITESSSDYQQKIHSSLHSVYPVCEGQIDSIKGIISIKDLYVVAGKSLPLTQIMKKPLFVPENNTAYQVLEKFKETHSHAAFIVDEYGTFLGMITLNDILEAIVGDMPETGESDDYEMVLREDGSYLVDAQVPFYDFLAEFDKEDWMAEFDQDFDTLAGFILHNLEHIPKTGEKFTWRGFEFEIVDMDAHRIDKVLVTPPAVSTEEE, from the coding sequence ATGGAAGTCGTCATTATCCTCATCCTTATTTTATTAAACGGCATATTCTCTATGTCGGAAATAGCTATGGTGTCGGCGCGTAAAAGCCGCCTGGAATACCTGGCCAATAAAGGGGATGAAAAAGCGAAAGCAGCATTAAAGCTGGCAAATAATCCAGACACTTTTCTTTCTACCGTGCAAATCGGTATCACCCTTATCGGGATATTAACGGGTATCTACTCCGGCGAAAACATCAAAACAGATGTATTGGCCTGGGTCAATACCTTTCCTGTATTACAGCCTTATGGCAGTGCCGTTGCTACTACGATTATCGTGGTGGTGATCACTTATTTCTCTATGGTACTGGGCGAACTGGTACCCAAACGTATTGGGCTGGCCAAGCCGGAAACCATTGCGAAGGCCATGTCAAAGCCCATGCAGGCGTTATCCTGGCTTACGTTTCCCTTCATCTGGTTGTTGACCGCCTCCAGCAATGTCCTGATAAAATTATTCAACCTGCAACCAAAAGATACGCAGGTGACAGAAGAAGAGATCAAAGCAATTATCAGTGAAGGCACCAGTTCCGGTGCCATCGAGGAAACAGAACAGGAGATCATCGAACGTGTATTTCACCTGGGAGACAGGAACATTACGTCGCTCATGACCTACCGCAATGATATTACCTGGCTCGACATTACTGAGTCTTCCAGTGATTATCAGCAAAAAATTCACAGCAGCCTGCATTCGGTATATCCCGTATGTGAAGGACAGATAGACAGCATCAAAGGCATTATTTCTATCAAAGACCTGTACGTGGTGGCCGGTAAAAGCCTGCCCCTGACACAGATCATGAAGAAACCGCTGTTTGTGCCGGAAAATAATACTGCCTACCAGGTACTCGAAAAGTTTAAGGAAACACATAGCCATGCCGCCTTCATCGTAGACGAGTATGGTACATTCCTGGGCATGATCACGCTCAATGATATCCTGGAAGCGATTGTAGGTGATATGCCGGAAACAGGGGAGAGCGATGATTATGAAATGGTGTTGAGAGAAGATGGTTCCTACCTGGTGGATGCGCAGGTGCCGTTTTACGATTTTCTGGCAGAATTTGATAAGGAAGACTGGATGGCAGAATTTGATCAGGACTTTGATACGCTGGCCGGATTTATCCTGCACAACCTTGAACATATCCCGAAAACAGGCGAAAAGTTTACCTGGCGCGGCTTCGAGTTCGAAATAGTGGACATGGATGCTCACCGTATTGACAAAGTACTGGTTACACCTCCCGCCGTATCCACAGAGGAGGAATAA